A region of the Silene latifolia isolate original U9 population chromosome 9, ASM4854445v1, whole genome shotgun sequence genome:
TACACTCTCATCCTTCTCTCTCATTGTTCTTCATTTTCAATGAATTTTTCCCCACAATTTCAACCATTCCTGaaactaaattagggtttaagttTTTGATGTAATAAACAGCTAAATGTACTAGTTTTTAATCAATGAATTACGTAGTTAGGCACGTGGTTTACACTTTTAGTGGATTAAGACCAACCACACAATAATTTGGAGATCAATATCATTTAAATTTCAAACTATACGCATGAAAACCGGTAATTGGTAAAGTTACCATTTAAATTTTCAGAGGGAGATATGAAAGCATGATACAATTAAGGGGATAGAGAAAAATACATCAATTTCTTCCGTAAAAAAGAGAGATTGTGCACCAATCAGAGCTCCTTGTtattgattttggttgatttaagatgattttgtcTGATTTGAGATGAAAGACATTGAATTAATTTAGGGTAAAATTTAGGGACTTAATCTAGTTTTAGTTTGGGGACGGTGAGAAATGACTATAAAAAAATCAAAGGGGTAAATGATAAGGTATTAAGGTGTATATAAGTCAGGGGCAAAATGGTCAGTTTATAATTTGTTTAGCCAGATATCAAATTTTAAGGAAATGGTAGTTTCTAGTTTATGGGTGTAATTTTGTAGAAAAAACATAAAGGgtgtaattttgaaattttgatacATAAAGGGATGTTTTTGTCAATTGACCTTATACCTTAACATGCATAAGGTGTAGAATTAAACTTCCAACGGAATTATTATACTCCATTAATTCCTCCAATCAGCTAAAGATAAAAATAAAATTCATCCAATTAGGTGAAAAATGCAATCCCGAAAAGTTCTTATAactataaaaccgtcttacacaaaAACCACTCCACCGCTAAGGGAAAGACACACTTTGCCTCCAAAAGTCCCGATCATTAAGTGGCACAAGACTCTCCATGAAAGCAGAATAACTGCTTTCGGATTACAAATCACCACCTAAAATGGATGTTGTGTCAAGAATTGAAGTATCAAGAAGTATTAACCGGCGGCTACTTCACGCTCTGAGAAGTGCATATATATGGCAAAACGAGTTATTCCGTTTTAGCTCCTTGAAACAACTCAAAACGGTAAAACAACACACTGAGTTACACAAAAACATAAAAAACTGATGCGAAGTTAACTTTGGATTGAAACAAAACACCAGTACAAACCCGACTTCACAAGACGGATAATTAACATCAGTTGCTTGCATCAAAAGCGGCTCCAAAGGCGACATGGCTAATTATATACAGTACTATTTAACACGATAAGTGAACAGATTCCTAATTTATTTAAATAGCATACCTACAGGCTACATGCTGCTAACATCACAGTTACCCTCGGCTTTCACATCCATGCCACATGCAGCGTCTTCTTCCATACCAGATTCAGATACTTCACTTGACTCCTGCAGAAAGTACAAGTGTGTCTAGTCACGTAAAATGGATTTGACTCAAACCATGCACGCGTATTAATGTAGTTACCAATTATTTGCGCCTAACAGTAACTTGTCAAGTTTACATTCTCAAGATTGAGACCATGCTTGTCTATGTTCTTAGAGACGGGAAATTATAAATCAATGGTCAATCAACAAGCAACAACCATCAGAGGTAAATCCACTTCCTTGGGAATCGAAACAATTACACCGAAATTCCTATTCCTATTACGAAGTGGGAAACTCAGCCAGTTAGTAACCTCAACCGAACAGACAAATAATATCACTATGGTGGTCCATGAAAGCGATGGAGACAGACAAAAGAGGGTGAGAGGTCATAGACGTAAAATATGTTCAGAGAAttctaaaaagaaaaaaaaggtaaaaatCAGGCATAATCAACCATCCTGTTTCACCATGCACGCGTGCAGACTAAGAGGATAAATCCTAGATAATCTCCAACACATACTCCAATAATAAAAAGTCATGTTTAAAAAACCACAAACGAGAAGTACGTCAAGGAAGAAGCCAAACCTTCTCAAGCATGGACTTGAGCTCAACATGTAGCTTCTTCACTTCTCTGTTTCCTGGTTCCAACTTCAGCCCAAGCTCGATATCCTCCAAAGCTCCTTTCAGATTACCAAGCCCTTTTCTAGCCAGTCCTCGGCGCCAATACACCTTGAACTGGTTGGCATCAAACTTCAAGGACTCAGTACAGTCATTCTCTGCCTCTTGATAGTTGTCATCCTTCAGATATGCCATAGCCCTATTTGCAAAACTCGCTGCGTTTGGAGACACATCGATGCTGATAGAGTAGCATTCTATGGCTTTGATGAACTTTTGCTTCTTGAAATATTCATTTCCTTCTTCTTTTGCATAAGCCGCATCTGCAATAGCCAATAACGTGAACATGACTAAAGTATTGAATAAAAGATGTTGGTTGAACCAAGTTGAAAAATAGAACAGGAAAGTTACAGGCACACAATTTTCGACACATTCTACTAATCATTATCCACCAAGCTCGTTTCCTGATGAATGTTGAGATACTATTTAAAAGAAAAGGGCCATCACTTCAAACACCTGTCCCTGACTCAAATAAACCACTCTCTTTATACCTAAATCCAAGAAATGGCTACATAACGGACACTAGGAAATATAATTTGTTCAGTAAGTGGTTAGTTGGCAACCTATGCAGATTACCAAACATTAGCATAATAGAGTAATGTTTAAAATGCCAAAAATATACGGAATAGAAGTGTAAGACAGAATAAAACAATTTTAGAGGAGCGAGACTGTCTAAATTGCGAAATGGTCAGCCTTTCGTACAATCATCCCCTAGAGCTATTTTCATAATAAAAGTTCAAAATTGAACATCTAGAAACTAGAAAGAACGGATATACTATACCAACATCCatcatccttcaaaatatcaatgGAGAATGCCAACTTAAGAACAATTTAAATTTAGAAGGGATATGCTATACCAACATACATCATCCTTTAAAATATTAATTCCGAACACCAACTTAAGCCTACATTAGGCGCAACACTTTCACTTAGACAGCGTACCCTGTGTCCGACACAAAACAACTCTACACAAAACAGGAGTGTCCAACATTTGCAGTAGAGTAGGCCAACAATAGAAATAATCCAACCATAGTTATTATTCAACTCATAACGACTTCACTCAATAGAGTTCATTAACCAAACAATCACAATGTAAAAAAAACATTAAGCAAACGATAAAAACAGTTAAATAGGAACTAGTGGCCACATACACAGACGCTTCAGATGGTTCGGAATTGGCGAAGGCCACTTTGGCAGTACAAATGGAACTACATTTTGTTTTGTAGTAAAAACATCAACAGCCCCAATCATTTGAGTACGAAGATTAAACGAAAAGATAAAATCCCCCGTTTCAAAATACGCAACATCAGCATCAAAAGGATCAACAAAACAAGGCTTAGGCATCTTACTACCAGTCTCACAACTCAAAAACCTTTCGACATTTTCCCTCGAAACATTATAAATCAAACTCCACTCATCACCACACTCATAATTCTTCAACCTCCAACAATTTAAAACACATTGTCCCTCCTTAAAAACCTCCATAAACTGAATAAACCCGCCTCCGCCACCAACCCACCTCTCACCCTCCAACCCAGACGTAATAACCGGTACTGGAATAAACCGACACACGGCTATCTCATAACTCTTCACACTCGCAAAATAATCATTATCCTTAACATCCCAAGTAATCAAACCAGTACTCAAATCAACCCAAAACAATTTCCCTTCAAACTCAAACGACCCATCAGACTTCCAAGACCGCGAATCGAACATAGAATTCGCGGTCTTCTCGACCCATTTACCCGTATCCGACACAAAACACAACAAAGTCTCATACATTGACTCGATCGCCGGTCGATACTCGACAGCCATAAACCTAGTTACCAGACCAGATACCGGGTCAACCCGGGTAGTGAACCCAACATGTGGCCGGGGACTAAGCTTACAATTTTCCGGCTTCGAGAGCCCAACCCATTCACTCGTAATCGGGTTAACTACAAACAAACATTCCTCCATGATTACATACGCCAACATATTCGGATTAAACCTAAGCTGTGTACGCGGATGGTGAACCATCATGGAAAACAGTATCAACCCGTTACTGGTTTGGAGTATTTGAGTCCAAAGAGTCGGGTCAGGAGTTAATTTCTTAGGGTTTATGGTGCAAGTAGAGATTTTTGGGGGATCAACAAGTTGGAACTGAGTTGGGTGAGCCGACTCGGGAACGAGTTGGGGGTTTCGGTCGAGGATGAACCAGGAAGATGGAAGAGAAACGCGAGAAACGTACAAGGGAAGGAATTTGGGGTCGGAAATTATGGAATTGAAACGTTTCGAAACGGATTTGAAACGGCATAAGGGTTTCGATGGGATTCGGGTAAGGATTTCGATAATTAATTCTTTGGATAATCGATTAAATACAGATACAGATTCGTTTGATTCTTCGGCGTGGTAAGACATTTTTTCAGGTGAATTCTGTTGGTGTAAGATTTGGGGATtttttctagggttagggtttgagtAGGGTTTATCAATTGTGAATTGTTAAATTTCAGGTTGTCAACTTTGTGTAGGAAGAAACTTGAAAGTAATGTGTGTTAAATTGGGCTAGTTTTGTCGATTTTGGGCTCTTAGTTAAGACGGTCACTATTTATCTTGGGCTCTTAGTTAAGACGGTCACTGTTTAGCTTACTAAAGAAACATGGGAGCTTAAAATCAGCAATTACGGTTATGATGTAACTTGTAAAATAGTCTCCGCATATAGGGAAAGTCTTGTGCCACTCAATGATTGTGTACTTGGTAAAAACGCTTTTCCCTTGCTTTTTCTTCTTGAACGCATCCATTACTTGCAAACAATCACTCTCGAGAATAACATTAACATGAAATTTGAATCCGTATATAATAAGGAAACTATTCGTAATCATAAGCGACGAATCCGtgtataataaggaaataatttcCATAAAGACAACAATTTAGGAAATTTGCTGACATAGGAGTAACAGGACACACAAAGAATAATGCAAACGAGATACTCTGTATATTAACTAGGTAAAAGCTCTAACAACAATAAAACCGTCTTAGACAAGAATTACTGCATTACCAAGGACGCTCATCACTTTGATCCCAAAAGTCCCGATCATTGAGTGGCACAAGACTTTCCCTATATGCGGAGACTATTTTACAAGTTACATCATAACCGTAATTGCTGATTTTAAGCTCCCATGTTTCTTTAGTAAGCTCCAAGGTTTCTTTCGTATTAGGGTCACATAAGACTAAGCAATTTGGAGAATCAAATAACACCAAGTTATTATCCACGCTATAATGACCAATTGGTTTCCAAACCCGACGGTCGAGTTGTACCTTTAATTCCTTATTCCAAGTCGTACCCTTTAACGTCCATATATCAAACGTACACTCCTCTTTATAAAGCGCAACCAAGGCAATTAAACCATTATATACCATAAGACACTCGGAATAGGACATTTCTTCTTTGATAATGATATCGGGTAGTATGATTTCTTGGCACTCTTCCGTAGCCAAGTCGATAGAAAAAATCACATCATGTTTGATAGCGTATTCTTTATATGATCCTAGCCAATAGAAACTTCTATTCACAAAAGTATGACATGAAGAATTATCCGGAGGAATGTAGAAGCGTTTTGATAAATCTCCCAAGTATTTCCAAGAGTCTGTCCTTAACGAGTAAATCCTGATCGAAAGAAAGTATTCCAAAAAGGATTTACATCCGTACTCATCAGTCAAATTCAAACACTCAAGGCGGCAGCCATTAATAATAaccaccttgtaatcaacagTCATCGGATCAAATCCAAAACCATAAACTTCGTTATAAACAGACTTTGTATTTGTATTCATATAAGATGAAATATTACGTTTCATAATCTTCGGGGGTAAATTTTTGATCTCATAGAGTGCCGGATTCCACAAACAACGTGAACCAATATCTTCATCCAACCAAGGATTCCACAAATAATATATCCCATAACAAGGGCCACAAATATTGTAATGATATGCTGGTGCATCTTTTAATGAAATAGTGTCATGGATCGTGTTACTCTCGTCACTTTCACCGTGCCACAACAA
Encoded here:
- the LOC141598710 gene encoding F-box protein At1g49990-like produces the protein MSYHAEESNESVSVFNRLSKELIIEILTRIPSKPLCRFKSVSKRFNSIISDPKFLPLYVSRVSLPSSWFILDRNPQLVPESAHPTQFQLVDPPKISTCTINPKKLTPDPTLWTQILQTSNGLILFSMMVHHPRTQLRFNPNMLAYVIMEECLFVVNPITSEWVGLSKPENCKLSPRPHVGFTTRVDPVSGLVTRFMAVEYRPAIESMYETLLCFVSDTGKWVEKTANSMFDSRSWKSDGSFEFEGKLFWVDLSTGLITWDVKDNDYFASVKSYEIAVCRFIPVPVITSGLEGERWVGGGGGFIQFMEVFKEGQCVLNCWRLKNYECGDEWSLIYNVSRENVERFLSCETGSKMPKPCFVDPFDADVAYFETGDFIFSFNLRTQMIGAVDVFTTKQNVVPFVLPKWPSPIPNHLKRLYAAYAKEEGNEYFKKQKFIKAIECYSISIDVSPNAASFANRAMAYLKDDNYQEAENDCTESLKFDANQFKVYWRRGLARKGLGNLKGALEDIELGLKLEPGNREVKKLHVELKSMLEKESSEVSESGMEEDAACGMDVKAEGNCDVSSM
- the LOC141600014 gene encoding F-box protein CPR1-like is translated as MHLKHNYVRRTNCFIARFVVTQAGEVEPQLLWHGESDESNTIHDTISLKDAPAYHYNICGPCYGIYYLWNPWLDEDIGSRCLWNPALYEIKNLPPKIMKRNISSYMNTNTKSVYNEVYGFGFDPMTVDYKVVIINGCRLECLNLTDEYGCKSFLEYFLSIRIYSLRTDSWKYLGDLSKRFYIPPDNSSCHTFVNRSFYWLGSYKEYAIKHDVIFSIDLATEECQEIILPDIIIKEEMSYSECLMVYNGLIALVALYKEECTFDIWTLKGTTWNKELKVQLDRRVWKPIGHYSVDNNLVLFDSPNCLVLCDPNTKETLELTKETWELKISNYGYDVTCKIVSAYRESLVPLNDRDFWDQSDERPW